A stretch of DNA from Chitinivorax tropicus:
CACCTTGCAGACGGAAGGTTGGGAGGTGCGCGCATCGGATTGATGCACTTCCTGGTGAGCTGGTGTGCTTGATCAAGGCCAGCTTCACCCACAGCAACGTATCTTTGTCGGGCAGATGATAAGGCTTGGGCCCAAAGCCACAATATGAGACGGAGCAATAGGACATGGATGCAGTGAGTTATTGGCCCCTGCTTGGGGTCGGTGTGGTCGTCGCAGGCTTTGCCCTGCGAATCAACGCGTTGTTGGTTGTCACAATTGCTGGCGTGGTGACGGGGCTGGCGGCCAGCATGCCCATCGAGGGGATTCTGACCTCGCTGGGCAATGGATTCATCAAAAGCCGCAATCTGCCCCTCATCTTATTGCTGCCGCTCCCCATCATCGGCCTGCTGGAGCGTCATGGGCTGAAAGAGCATGCGCAGAACTGGATTGCACGGATTCAATCCGCCACCAGTGGCCGCCTGCTGACGGTGTATCTGTTCATGCGGGAAATCGCCGCCGCCGTCGGGCTGACCAGTCTGGGTGGTCACCCGCAGATGGTTCGGCCCTTGTTGGCCCCCATGGCCGAAGGCGCTGCGGAAGCCCGCTATGGCAAGCTGCCGGATGCCATCCGTTACAAGCTGCGCGCCATGTCAGCCGCCACGGACAACGTCGGGCTGTTTTTTGGCGAAGATATCTTCGTTGCCTTCGGCGCCATCGTCTTGATGCATACCTTCCTGCGTGAGAACGGTGTGGAAGTCGAGCCACTGCATATTGCGATGTGGGGCATCCCAACAGCGATTGCCGCTTTCCTGATCCACGCCTATCGCCTGCGTCGGCTGGACCGCTGGCTGGATAAGCAATTGCAGCGACACACCCAGCAATTGGCTGAAGCGACCACCCCGCTGCCACAAGGAGCCAAAGCATGATCCTCAAACCCGATTACCTGTACCTGTTGGCCGGCGTCTTGCTGCTGATCATAGCCGGCATGAGCCTGCGTGATCGCAGCAACCCCCGCCGTTTTGCCACTGCCTTGTTCTGGGCGCTATACAGCGTCGTCTTCCTGGCAGGGCAGTTGATTCCACCAGCGGTGGTCGGCGTCATGGTCATCGTCATGGCGCTGCTGGCCGGTTTGGGCGGAGTCAGATTGGGTAGCTATGACAAGCTGGCTGACAGCGTGCGCGCCGTCAAGGCCAAGACCCTGGCCAATAAGCTGTTCTTCCCGGCCCTGATCATCCCACTGGTGACCGTGCTGTGTGCGGTGGCATTCAAAGACGCCAAAATCGGCGGCA
This window harbors:
- a CDS encoding DUF969 domain-containing protein yields the protein MDAVSYWPLLGVGVVVAGFALRINALLVVTIAGVVTGLAASMPIEGILTSLGNGFIKSRNLPLILLLPLPIIGLLERHGLKEHAQNWIARIQSATSGRLLTVYLFMREIAAAVGLTSLGGHPQMVRPLLAPMAEGAAEARYGKLPDAIRYKLRAMSAATDNVGLFFGEDIFVAFGAIVLMHTFLRENGVEVEPLHIAMWGIPTAIAAFLIHAYRLRRLDRWLDKQLQRHTQQLAEATTPLPQGAKA